The Dermacentor andersoni chromosome 1, qqDerAnde1_hic_scaffold, whole genome shotgun sequence genomic interval TTATTGTTTGCTATTTACTTAGAGCCCTTTTGTTTGAGCATAATTCACAATAACAAAGTACGTGTTTTTAAGCTTATGATGGCGGAGGTCAAATTATTTtcttatgctgatgacattgccgttTTCTGTGAAAACAGAGAAAGTATTAGCGAAGCTGTGAGAGTAGTCGACAAGTACTGCAAGTGGTCCGGTAGTGCAATAAACTGGGATAAATGTGTAGGTCTGTGGCATGGCACCTGCGAGGCAATGCCAGATTTTTTCGAAAATGTTAAATGGAGGGATGTACCCGCAAAGTATCTCGGGGTGCCACTAGAGGGATATAAAGATCCAGATGAATATTGGAAGGACGAAACAGAAATGCTGAGAGAGAAAGTAAATAAGTGGAGAGGGAAAAACCTCTCGATATTCGCCCGGTCAACAGTCTGCAATATCTTTTTAGCAGCGAAAGTTTGGTACGTGCTTCAGGTGCTGTGCATGAATAGGCTAAACATTCAGAAGATACACAGAATCTTTGCCACTTTTGTTTGGGGATCCCAACGGGAACGCACGAGTCGTACAAATCTTTTTCGATCAGTGAGAGCTGGTGGGCTGCGATTGGCCCATTTGTTTTTAAGACAGATGGTGTCGAGGTTTACTTTTCTACGAGATCAGAGTCATCCATTCCTGCGCACCATGTTACAAGTTAGACTATGCTGTTATTTACCTGAATTCATTGTATCGACTTCTTTTGCAGGGCGAATGGGTATACGTGGTTATCTGCGCGAAGTAGTATCGGCGTTCAGTATATTAAAGGTTCGTTTTTTTCTGCAGTACTTGTGCGAAGTTAAGAAAAAACGGCTGTATAAAGATCTTATCGACGTAATGATGCCAGAACCCTTGTATCGCACCATGTATGCAATCGGGCCCGGAAAAGATGTCTTTAAAAGAATCATACGAATGGTAGTTCGGCCATCAGCCaagacctttttttttcagctacatACTGGTACGTTGCCCGTGAAACCATGGCTAGAGGAAAAGGACCTATTTGTTCCGTGCAGTACTAATTGCCTCTTGTGCCGTAAGCCGGAAAGTATTGATAAGATCTTTTTGGAGTGTTGGGATGCCGTATTTCACTGGGACATCCTTCAGCGAACTTTAAAGAAAGACCTCCCTATAACACCATACGGTATTCGTTTTCTGCCGGTTCAGTGTGAAAGTGGCATAccgtaggatatgtttatgttgTTGAGTCTGCACGCAATTTGGAAGACGCGTATGGCGGTGAGGCATGCGGATGTAAACGCACGCCCAGCCAGAGAATACTTTATAGAAAGTATAGCTCACACCAGGGATGTGTATTGCGCCGGCGAAGAACAGCCGGAATGGCTACCCGTTCTGAATGAACTCATGTCATTATAATCATCCCCACGTCAAACAAAGTGCGTTTGacgtttttaaacatttttcaatGTCATTTTTTTCTGTAAATGCGTTTTGTTCTGTTGTTCTTTGCACGTGATGTACcaatcagcgaaaaaaaaaaaaaagcagcagagtggcgcagcggaagcgtgctgggcccataacccagaggtccgtgggtCGAAACCACACTCTGCTAcacgtttcctttattttattttgctcccatttaacaggaagagcttatcagcgcagtaatttgttgtcttatagacataattgcagtcctagaagtgctctcttgtgctgcgcgcttgTGTTTCTCGCCCTAAAAAATTAGAAAAGACTACTAtcgttaattacaaatataaacaaatatacatagcatgcaggagcagcagagtggcgcagcggaagcgtgctgggcccataacccagaggtccgtggatcgaaaccacgttctgctacatgtttcctttatattattttgctcTCATTTAACAGGaggagcttatcagcgcagtaatttggtgtcttatagacataattggtccgagaagtgctctcttgtgcaGCGCGCTTGTGTTTCTcgcccttaaaaaaaaaaaaaagactactatTGTTAATTACAAATACAAAGaaatttacatagcatgcaggagcagcagagtggcgcagcggaggATTttgcttccggccaccgagcgtgacggacgcatgatgacgggctccgttggagcggcttGAGCGGCCTTgtctggccgcggaaacagggcgatggaacaggagggcacctaccaggttgttctgccaggtctgccaacaggtcgttatgttttaaatactgttttttttttttgcacgctgatattacggcgcgaccgtaccggattgaagatttccgTGACCCATTGGCAGCGCATTCACTTCttccggatgttatcgccctgggggcgtatcgcatgagccatgtctgggctatcacTTTCAAGGACGCGGACGCGGTAAAGAAGATCTCGAGCATCGGGTAGCTGCGTGTGAAAATCCGGCGCTGCCTGGtgattgacccggcgaaccaggacgttcgactgaagctccactggcttctacacAATGTGTCTGATGAGGACGTACGTGTCGCCTTTGCGCCCTATGGAAAAGTTACCGAAGTAGGCCGGGAGTGCTGGCGTGTGCGAGGTATGACAAAGAAGGGCTCAACTACCCGGCttgtcaccctcaagttgaaagcgggcgtgaagttggatgacttgcCACACCAACTGAGCGTTGGCGGTGAGTTGGCGCTTGTCGTGGTACCAGGCAGACCCCCGCTCTGCCTTCGGTGTCGTGGTACGGGTCACATCCGCAAGGAATATTGAGTCCTGCGTTGCGGGATCTGCCGACGATACGGGCACGAAGAAGACCAGTGTACTCGCACTTACACGAGCACTGCAGGCCCAGGAACCAGCGAGGACTCGTCTGAGTCCTGAGACTTGACAGGACGTATGTATCTCTCGATCTTATGCCGCTGTGCTCTAGTTATGATATTAAACCTGtgcctttcagtgatcattgcctcgAGAGTatgactttaggaatgaagggcaggaaatcgcgctttaactggcacttatggaaactgaacacaaagcttttggaggATGAAGGGTTCATTATGCAAGGGAAGACCAAGCTAGACAAACTGCTAGACGCGCAGCCAGCTAGTTTCGCAACTGAATGGGAGGGGTTCAAAGAGTGGGTAAAAATCAAAGCAATGGAAAAGAGCAGCTTGGTTCGTTataaagggaaagaaaaagaaaaagaaatgaatgggCAACTTGAATGGATGCTGAGCATGGAAAGTAGCGCGCCGTGAAATTTCACGATagaaatacgggaagtgaaatgccaGCTCGAAAGAATTCACGCCGACAGGTATAGAGCCACCGTCATACGCAcaaggtctgaaaaattgtgggctggcgaaacgccgacaaaaagagcgctatcagacgagaaaagatacgcttgccagaaagaaattaggagcatcCGATATGGCGGCCGGACTTCGGAAGATGCGAGAGACATTCAGACCACTATAGCCGAACATTTCACGGAACTCCTTAGCAATAAGCTCGAGACCATAGAAGGCTTCCATGTGGTATTTTTGAGGCTGGTACCAACACTAGATGATGAAATTAATGAACGTCTTGAACTGCCTATAactttacaggagatagaaaaaGCAATAGACGACCTACCATCTGGGAAAGCTCCTGGGCCAGATGGGCTAACtgcggccttttataaaacctttaagCTTTCTGTTGCACAGTGCATGCTCCATGTGATAACTGAGGCTTATGAACGCAAACAGGTTCCATTGTCTTTCAACACGTCTCACATCGTTCTAATTCCGAAGTCTGATGATCCGGAAGAACGACTGTTCGTGGGTTCATATCGACCGATTAGTctcaccaacgtcgactacaaagTATTCATGAAGGTGCTAGCAAAAAGATTGCAGTCTGTGATCACGAAATTGGTAGGGTctcaccagacgtgtggaattaaaggTCGTAGCATTGCCACAAATATACATGTCACGCGCAGCGTATTAGAGTGTGTTGATGCAGTTTGCGGTCGGATAGCAATGATACAGCTCGACTTGGCGAAAGCGCTTGACCGCGTCTCCCACGAAATTCTTTTTTCCATCCTGGAACATTCCAAACTAGGCGACGTAATAGTAGAGGGCGTTAAAATGGCATACAAGAACTGTACGacccgcattatagttaatggcgaCCTCACTGACAAATTTGCTGTACGTTCTTCAGTAAGACAGGGATGCCCGCTATCCCCATTGCTTTTCGCAGTGTATGTAGAGCCACTATGCCTGGCAATTATCAACTCTGACCGAATTTCAGGTTACAGACTGCAGTCATCCCACGTGAAAGTACtcgcgtatgctgacgatatagcggTGTTTTGCGCTGATAGACAGAGCGTCTGTGAAGCCACGAGTGCGGTTGAAAAACTCTGCGCTCAGACTGGAAGTCAGATCAATTGGGAAAAAAGTTCCGCGTTTTGGCATGGCATATGGGACGTAACACCGGGTTGTTTTTCTCGGCTTCGATGGTCCACCTTGCCAACGCGGTATCTAGGAGTGCCCCTGGATTGTTATCGGGATCCCTGCTCGtactggaaagaagaaactttgagaatgaaagagaaagcggtgGCGTGGCAAGGACGACAGCTATCAATGCTTTCCCGTGCCTCTATCTGTAATATCGTTTTGGTTTCGAAGctatggtatgtcatgaatgtgctgtgtgcgacaCGAACAGcattcaaaaaatgcatcgtgtttttgctgtttttatttggTCGTCCACCTGGGAAAGAACCATCCGAACTAACCTGTTTCTTTCAGTTAAAAGAGGAGGGCTTGAcctggcgcatctttttttgcgACAAGTGGTCTCGCGATTTATGTTCTTACGTGATCAAAGTGATCCCTTTCTAAGAACTGTTATACAAGTGcgcctacagagactgctccctAGAAGGCTGGTCTCCTGTGATAACATGCGTGGTGCTGTGACAGGATACTTGCGCGAGGTTGTTCTGTCGTACAAGATGTTGGAAGTATGTTTCAGCCCTGAGTACCTATACAATGTTaataagaaaaagctgtacaaagcgctggttgacgtgatgttgccggtacccatttatcggacaccacactttggaggcccagggcaagatatttttaaaagaattaagaacatgcccgttagaccagtggtcaaaacctttttttttaaactgcattcggGTACGCTGCCGgttaaaacctggctgcatgataaaggGCTATTCGTGCCATGGACAACAGACTGTTTGTTATGCAGGAAGTCCGAGACAGTGGAACATGTCTTCCTGGAATGCTGGGATCCAATTTTTTACTAGGATGTCCTTCCGAGGACGATTAAAAAGGAACTCCCTTTAAATCCTTACGGCATCCGGTACTTACCAGTTGATAGTGAAGTGCCCTACGATTTAATCatgcttcttggcctccacagtttgtggaaaacgcgaatgcaggTGCAACATGCAGATATAAATACTAGTACCACACGTGAAAACTTCACCGAAAGTGTTCTTTATCTTCGAGAATGTTTCAGGGCACAGATTGATCCACCAGAGTGCATACCACTACTTGATGAATTAGTCCAATTGAAAAGATTTTAGCACCACTCGCGTCAGCCCAAGTGAGGCTGAAGTGTTTTATCATGTTACTTTGTATTATGCGTCCAAAAcggcaataaagagaaaaaaagagtggcgcagcggaagcgtgctgggcccataacccagaggtccgtggatcgaaaccacgctctgctacatgtttccttttattattttgctcccatttaacggaagagcttatcagcgcagtaatttggtgtcttatagacataatttcagtccgagaagtgctctcttgtgctgcgcgcttgTGTTCctcgccctaaaaaaaaaaaaaaaaagactactatcgttaattacaaatataaagaaatttacatagcatgcaggagcagcagagtggcgcagcggaagcgtgctgggcccataacccagaggtccgtggatcgaaaccatgctctgctacatgtttcctttattttattttgccccatttaacaggaagagcttatcagcgcagtaatttggtgtgtTATAGACATAACTGcagtccgagaagtgctctcttgtgctgcgcgcttgTGTTTCgcgccctaaaaaaaaaagactactatcgttaattacaaatataaataaatttacatagcatgcaggagcagcagagtggcgcagcattccacttccggccaccgagggTGACGGACGTGCGCATCATGTGCTCCAACAGAGCGGTATCAGCGGCCCAGCTTGGCCGTGGAAACAGGTTTTCTGGCTCGAGTGACGAGGATTATGAAGTTATTTTGCCGCGGCTACCAACAGGTCGAATTGTTGCAAATACGCTGTTTTTGCACGCCGACGTCAGAGCAAGGCTCTACAAGGTCGAGGATTTTCGCGACGCACTGGTTCGTTTGGCACTGCTCCCCGAGGTAGTCGCCTTGGGGGCGTACCAAATGAATCACATCTGGGCTATCACGTTCAAGAGTCTTGACGGAATGAAGAAGCTTCTTTCAGTCCGCGAAGTGACTGTTAAAGAACGATGGTGCATTGTCATTGATCCCGACGACCAGGACGTGAGGATGAAGATCCACTGGATTTTGAACAACGTGcaagacgaagatgtgcgaacAGCCTTTGCACCTTACGGAACGGTGACGGAAGTCGCCAaggaacggtggcgcgttcagGGAGTCATGGACAAAGGTTCGTCAACGCGTTGTGTATCCTTGAAGATGAAGCCTGGAGTCACAATTGATGACCTGCCTCGCCAGCTGCGCATTGCTGGAGAGCAGGCCCTCGTTGTGGTTCCTGGAAGAGCCCCGCTTTGCCTAAGGTGCCATACCTCAGGACACGTCCGACGGGAATGCAAAGTTCCCCGTTGCAGTCAGTGCCGTCGCTTCGGCCATGACCAATCGCAGTGCGTCAAAACGTACGCAAATGTTACAGGGCACATGAGAGGAGAAGACGACTCCGAACTTCTCATGGATGCGGACGAATCCGAGGAGGCAGCGAGAACTGCAGAAAAGAATACGCCGCAGGCAGCGCCTAACGCCGTCAAGGGGGGCGTGGCAGTGACACAGACTGAAGACCAGACCACTGCGTCGAAGCAGGCTGTTGTAGCCCCGAAGATTGACGCAGCGGAGCAGTAGATGGAAAACCTCAAGAGGAGGGAGAAGGCACGCACGTCGTCCAAACAAGCATGAGTAGTGCTTCAGCAAAGAGGACACACGGCAAGGCCTGTGTCGAAGAGGTTCAGCATCCGTCTGCGAGTATCGACGAACCACCCCCCAAATCGGGAGGGCAGCGCCGGC includes:
- the LOC140212855 gene encoding uncharacterized protein encodes the protein MQEQQSGAAFHFRPPRVTDVRIMCSNRAVSAAQLGRGNRFSGSSDEDYEVILPRLPTGRIVANTLFLHADVRARLYKVEDFRDALVRLALLPEVVALGAYQMNHIWAITFKSLDGMKKLLSVREVTVKERWCIVIDPDDQDVRMKIHWILNNVQDEDVRTAFAPYGTVTEVAKERWRVQGVMDKGSSTRCVSLKMKPGVTIDDLPRQLRIAGEQALVVVPGRAPLCLRCHTSGHVRRECKVPRCSQCRRFGHDQSQCVKTYANVTGHMRGEDDSELLMDADESEEAARTAEKNTPQAAPNAVKGGVAVTQTEDQTTASKQAVVAPKIDAAEQ